Proteins encoded by one window of Clostridium bornimense:
- a CDS encoding EsaB/YukD family protein has translation MERAIVTISIENLKDKFELEIPVDITVKEICSALNKALHLEEKGIEISGYYIKTKNPTCFLKGKDVLQNFNISHGSEIILI, from the coding sequence GGAAAGGGCTATAGTGACAATATCAATAGAAAACTTAAAAGATAAATTTGAATTAGAGATACCTGTGGATATTACAGTGAAGGAAATCTGTAGTGCTTTAAATAAAGCATTGCATCTTGAAGAAAAGGGAATAGAAATTTCAGGATATTATATAAAGACTAAAAATCCTACTTGCTTTTTAAAAGGAAAAGATGTGTTACAAAATTTCAATATTTCTCATGGAAGCGAGATAATATTAATATAG